The DNA sequence CGCAATCTCGTCCAGCGCTTATTGCTCAAAAGTGAAGACCCGGAAGTTGGCCTTGAAGAAGCTCAAGAATCCTTGAAACCGTTGGATACACCGGCTCAGGAAGACACATGGTCGCAAATCATTCCCAAAGATCTATCGCTACGTGAAGCCAGAGAGATGTTTGAGCATCAATATTTGCTCGAGCAATTCCGCCACTGCGACGGCAACGTCGCACAGCTGGCCGGGCGAGTCGGCATGGATCGCACCAATCTATACCGCAAGCTGCGCAGCCTTGGTATCGACCCAACCCAAAAGCCAAATTAATCGGCATTCACTACGAATAAGTGATAGAGATATAAGGCTGTAAATTGCTTGCTTAGTTATCATGATGCGGCTCAGCCTCACCTGGCCGCATTTGCTTGGCACAATCAAACTGCCAAATGGAATCAACCACGCCGTGTTCACTGCGAATAAACAAGCGATGATGTACTTCGCGTATAAAGCTTTTATCTGTAACCAGCATATCGCTCGCTTCGTGATAATCCAAAGCACGCTTCGCCTGCCAACGCGCCACCTCACGGATAGATTGCTCCGGTGCATGGCGCCAAATGGCTGCGAGTATTTTTTGCCCACGTTCGGCAATATCAAGGTTACCCGCACCATCGCGAAGCATTGGATCAAATGGCTGCACAATTAAATCCTGCTCAACCAATGGTTCTATACTCAGGCGGTAATACGGCACTTCAGGCTGCCCATCACGGCTGGGTTTGACGCTGATCATGATATTGGCAAGAACCGTCATGATCTTAATCGCCGTACCCGGATCATTCACCGCAGGAGATAATGCCCGTTGCGCGACCTCACTCAATATAATCAAACCATAACGCGGATCTTGATCGTAACTGCGGTTATCTTGCACCACAAAGCAATCCCGCAATGCTTTGATATTCTGATGTTGGGGCTCATAGCCATATAGCTTTGCCAAAGTATCACCCGGATAAAGTAGTTTGCCCGGGCGCACAGTGATGTGAAGCCGGTAATTACCGGCTGAGGCAAGTTCGTTGAGCATTGCCATATTGATGTGGGTCAAATAGCCGGTTTCATGATTATTCAACCACATCACCGGCTCACCATCGGGCTCAGTGCCCGCTGCACCGAGAAATGGTTCCGCTCGGTATGTAGCAACCGTGGCCTTGGCCTGCTGCTCAATTTTTCGGATTGTATTGCTCATTCGCCCCAGCTGAGAGAGCGTAAAAACCCAGCGAATCAATGTGATGATCAAATAGATGAGCACCAGAACCGTCGCGACAAATAACACAAAGCGACCATTTTGATGATAGTAGCCCATGCCAAGTGCCGTCTTGGCGATCACCGCATAAATGAACGCCGAAATAAAACTTGCGATGGCTACCCGTGTATTGTCGTCAGCCATTACCAGCTGCGTCGCGCGAGGAGTTGCACCACTCGAAGCCGAGGCAAATGCTGACACCATAATCGACAGAGAAAATGTGGTGACAGCCAACATGCTGCTCGACAATACATCAAGCAAATCATCTATCGTTTCCAACTGTATATCCGGAAAACTAAAGTCTTGCGGTAATAGGAAGCGTGGCATGACGGCTGCTAGTGCCGCCATTGTAATGGCAAATAAAGCACCCAATGCCGGTGTCGCCCAAAGGGTATTTTGCGGCCGACGCAGCCATAGCCAGAAACGATACATAGCAAATTCCGTCTCAAAAAGCGTCATGATATATCAACTTACCACCTTTGCCGGATATTCATCACAGCATTGATCTACACAAACAGCTTTACGGATTAATATGCGCCTCAGCATTGACTTCCCCCATCAATCCATGACAATAACCGCTGCTAATCACACCAATCTTC is a window from the Cardiobacteriaceae bacterium TAE3-ERU3 genome containing:
- a CDS encoding DUF2254 domain-containing protein, translating into MYRFWLWLRRPQNTLWATPALGALFAITMAALAAVMPRFLLPQDFSFPDIQLETIDDLLDVLSSSMLAVTTFSLSIMVSAFASASSGATPRATQLVMADDNTRVAIASFISAFIYAVIAKTALGMGYYHQNGRFVLFVATVLVLIYLIITLIRWVFTLSQLGRMSNTIRKIEQQAKATVATYRAEPFLGAAGTEPDGEPVMWLNNHETGYLTHINMAMLNELASAGNYRLHITVRPGKLLYPGDTLAKLYGYEPQHQNIKALRDCFVVQDNRSYDQDPRYGLIILSEVAQRALSPAVNDPGTAIKIMTVLANIMISVKPSRDGQPEVPYYRLSIEPLVEQDLIVQPFDPMLRDGAGNLDIAERGQKILAAIWRHAPEQSIREVARWQAKRALDYHEASDMLVTDKSFIREVHHRLFIRSEHGVVDSIWQFDCAKQMRPGEAEPHHDN